One Euphorbia lathyris chromosome 1, ddEupLath1.1, whole genome shotgun sequence DNA segment encodes these proteins:
- the LOC136221046 gene encoding probable WRKY transcription factor 53: MENWELNNIIQELQNGKHLTMQLLNVPSSSTESPQILLDKILFSFHKTISMLNSSPRITTGMSESPASFSGSPSDHHQRWKQQVRVIPGMELEGLLDDGYNWRKYGQKHTLGAKFPRGYYRCTHGIIGGCSATKQVQRSDQDPTIFDITYHGTHTCTHNSLTFSPSQPPPENQEPQAPENQEPQQLSHEQLLFNFHTYPTVAFDFPLDDPGFLPGRFIP, translated from the exons ATGGAGAATTGGGAGCTAAACAATATCATCCAGGAGCTTCAAAATGGGAAGCACCTAACAATGCAGCTCCTAAATGTGCCTTCTTCTTCCACAGAATCCCCTCAAATATTGCTCGATAAGATCTTATTTTCTTTTCACAAGACAATTTCCATGCTCAATTCTTCTCCCCGAATTACCACCGGAATGTCCGAGTCACCGGCTTCTTTCAGTGGAAGTCCCTCCGATCAtcatcaaagatggaaacagcAAGTGCGAGTGATTCCAGGGATGGAACTAGAAGGCCTACTTGATGATGGTTATAACTGGAGAAAGTATGGCCAGAAACACACTCTTGGTGCTAAATTTCCTAG GGGCTATTACAGGTGCACACATGGAATAATTGGGGGATGTTCAGCAACAAAGCAGGTTCAAAGATCGGATCAAGACCCAACCATCTTTGATATTACCTACCATGGAACCCATACTTGCACCCACAACTCCCTAACCTTTTCTCCTTCACAACCACCACCGGAAAATCAAGAACCCCAAGCACCGGAGAATCAAGAACCCCAACAGCTGTCTCATGAACAACTTTTGTTCAACTTTCATACCTATCCTACTGTTGCTTTTGATTTTCCTCTTGACGACCCGGGCTTTCTACCCGGACGTTTCATTCCTTGA